The Candidatus Dadabacteria bacterium genome segment AACACCTCGGCCGGGTGGGAGTTGTACCAGAGAAACCCCAGGCATGCTCCTCCGACCGCCGCGAGAAAAATGGCCAATTCCCCGGCTCCCTGCACATGCGGGATCTGCAGGTAGCTTGCAAACTGCAGGTTTCCGGCGAGATAGGCGAAGATTATGTAGGTGGTGGTTACGATAGCGATCGAACCTATGGCCAGACCGTCAAGACCGTCGGTGAGATTCACCGCGTTTGAGGAACCTACGGTGACCAGAAGAGCGAAAAGTATGTAGAGATATCCAAGATCCACAACTGCCTGCTTTATGAACGGAAACACCACCGAGGTCGAGGAATACACCACGATTTCATCGGCTCTCATGGACATTGAGAAACTTCCGCTTTCGTTCATGCAGAGAATGACCACGAAAGTCACGGCTATGAGCGTCTGGCAGAGAAACTTTACTCTTGCCCTTATACCCTTTCCTCTCTTTATCTTCATGAAATCATCGAAAAATCCCAGAATGGCAAAACTTGCCGTGAACAGAAGCACGAGCATGACCTTGTCTATGAGGAAGTTCGTCCAGAGAAGGGATGAGATCATTATGGCCATTACGATGAATATGCCCCCCATCGTTGGAGTGCCGGCTTTTACGCCGTGACTGCTGGGTCCTTCTTTGCGTATGGTCTCTTGGAGCTGCGCCGCTTTTAGCAGGTCAATCAGCTTTT includes the following:
- a CDS encoding phospho-N-acetylmuramoyl-pentapeptide-transferase is translated as MLYFLHLLKDDFIFLNVFKYITFRSFGAGLTSFVLCVLLGKKLIDLLKAAQLQETIRKEGPSSHGVKAGTPTMGGIFIVMAIMISSLLWTNFLIDKVMLVLLFTASFAILGFFDDFMKIKRGKGIRARVKFLCQTLIAVTFVVILCMNESGSFSMSMRADEIVVYSSTSVVFPFIKQAVVDLGYLYILFALLVTVGSSNAVNLTDGLDGLAIGSIAIVTTTYIIFAYLAGNLQFASYLQIPHVQGAGELAIFLAAVGGACLGFLWYNSHPAEVFMGDVGSLSLGAAIGFSALMIKQEILLIVAGGIFFVETLSVIIQVISFRSTGKRVFRMTPLHHHFELAGWAESKVVVRFWIICVVLSILALSSLKIR